Proteins found in one Panicum hallii strain FIL2 chromosome 4, PHallii_v3.1, whole genome shotgun sequence genomic segment:
- the LOC112890115 gene encoding uncharacterized protein LOC112890115, with protein MGSGLSSSHRRSSASLHQPPPAAAPALVVAADGSLREFAPAASPVSASDVLGAGSNAAADGSFVCSSDALYFDADVPALGADELLRPGQIYFVLPAGMLGRPLSSADMAALAVRASDALAARARTARAAGTGSSHVRARRGGGGGFIASNKARVVPARHADADEEVNEKLNQRTLGGFETASRSPARRAKGPAAATRPPMRRALSTIMEDSRTPFD; from the coding sequence ATGGGATCAGGCCTCTCTAGCAGCCACCGGAGAAGCAGCGCCTCGCTTCaccagccgccgccggccgcggcgccggccCTGGTCGTCGCGGCCGACGGCTCGCTGCGGGAGTTCGCGCCGGCGGCCTCCCCCGTCTCCGCCTCCGACGTGCTCGGTGCCGGCAGCAATGCGGCGGCGGACGGCTCCTTCGTGTGCAGCTCCGACGCGCTCTACTTCGACGCGGACGTGCCCGCGCTCGGCGCCGACGAGCTGCTCCGCCCGGGGCAGATATACTTCGTGCTCCCCGCCGGGATGCTCGGCCGCCCGCTCTCGAGCGCCGACATGGCCGCGCTCGCCGTGCGCGCGAGCGACGcgctggcggcgagggcgcGGACGGCGCGTGCCGCTGGGACTGGGAGCAGTCATGTGCGCGCGcgccgcggtggcggcggcgggttcATCGCCAGCAATAAGGCGCGCGTCGTGCCGGCGCGCCACGCGGACGCCGACGAGGAGGTCAACGAGAAGCTGAACCAGAGGACCCTGGGGGGGTTCGAGACGGCGTCGCGGAGCCCGGCGAGAAGAGCCAAGGGAcccgcggcggcgacgcggccgCCGATGAGGAGGGCgctcagcaccatcatggaggACAGTAGGACACCGTTTGATTAA